A segment of the Candidatus Doudnabacteria bacterium genome:
TGATGAAGGAAAAAAACAAGCCGAAGCATTAGCGAATGACCTCCGGAAGAGCGGTGGTGTTGATCTGATATTTTCATCTGATTTGAAACGGACAAAGGAGACCGCAGAAATTGTCGGAAAATTACTCGGAGTTAAAGTGGTCGAGGATGAACGACTGAGGGAATACAATGTCGGCACATATAACGGCAAACCGGACGCTGACTATGACCGCGATTTTCCTGTTGAAGTGCGGTGGGATAAAGCCGCTCCCCAAGGGGAAACCTGGAAGCAATTGCAAGAGCGGATGGTTGATTTTACTGAAGAAATCAATAAAAAATATCAAGATAAAAAAATACTCGTTGTTTCGCACGGCGACGCGCTATGGATGCTACAGAAATATTTTGGGTCAGAGCGAGAATACCCGAAGTTTGGCCAAGTTTTTGAAGTGTCCGTCAGCGTAACGGATCTGCACCGGCCGTATATTGATGACATCGTTTTGAAGTGCAAACAATGCGGCAAGGACTCTCATAGAACGCCGGAAATCTTTGATTCCTGGGTGGAGGCCGGTTCCATGCCATTTGCGGAATATCATTATCCAATTGATCAGAAAGAAACATTTGAGTCACGCTTTCCGGCCCAGTTCATCTCCGAGTATATTGCCCAGACCAGAGCCTGGTTTTACGTCATGCATGTCATCTCTTACAATTTATTCGGTAAAGCGCCGTTTGAAAACGTGGCGACCACAGGCACTATTCTGGCTGAAGACGGCGACAAGATGAGCAAGTCAAAAAATAACTATCCCGACCCTTGGATCGTGATCGATAAATATGGCGTGGATGCCCTGAGATTTTATCTAATGAATTCTTCTGTCATGAACGCTGACAATTTGAACTTCAGTGAGAAGGAATTGGGGGTTGTTTACCGCAAAAATATTCTGATCCTTTGGAATATTTATAATTATTTTGTGACTTATGCCAATGAAGCTGATTGGGAGCCGAAGGGACCCGGTTACAAACCGGATTTGACAAATGTTCTGGATCTTTGGATCGTAGCCAAGACACAAGATCTGGTAAACGAAGTTACGGAGCAGCTGGATAATTACAACACTGTGCGCGCAACGAGAGCGATAGAAAATTATATCAATGAACTTTCGACTTGGTATGTGAGAAGGAGCAGAGGACGAAAAGACAGCCATTTCTTCGGTAGCCTCCGCCATGCGCTGATGGTTCTGGCAAAAGTTTCAGCTCCCGTAACGCCTTATCTGTCTGAACTGATCTACAGCAATTTGAATAAAAATCCGGATGTGATCTCGGTGCATCTGGCCAAGTGGCCGGAAAAGAAAGAGTTGACCGCTGAACAAAAAGAAATCTTGAGCCAGATGCAGTTTGTCAGAGAAACGGTGGAACAAGGGCACGCGCTGCGGAAAAGATCAAACATAAAACTGCGCCAGCCTCTGGCCTCGGTTACCTATACGCTTAAAGATCAGTTATCAAAAGAATATGAGGATATTTTGGCTGACGAACTGAATGTCAAAGCCGTAAATTTCGGCAGCAAGCTTGAGTTTGATCTGAACATATCCCCGGAACTCAAAAAAGAAGGCTTAGCGCGCGAACTGGAACGGGCTGTTCAGGATATGCGCAAAAAGTCAGGCTTGCAGGTTGGCGAACAGGCCGATTTATCGTATGATACAGATGATGATGAATTAAAAGCCGCTTTTGAACTGTTCGACACCAAAAAGACTTATATCGGGAAGATTTCTCGGGAAAAGGGCGGAGAAATCGTTGAAATAGACGGGAAAAAAGCGGCGATTGCGTTAAAAAAGTGAAATACAAGAAACTTACAGGAATCATCTTAAAGAAACAAAATTACAGGGAAGCCGATCAGATTGTCAGCGTTTGGAGCAGGGAAGCCGGGAAAATAAGGGTTTTGGCCAGATCTCTGCGCAAACCTGCCAGTAAGCTTAACTATGCCATGCAGGACCTGTCCGAAGTTGAGATTTTTGTTGCAGGCAATCATTTGCCGACCTTGATCGGGGCCAAACCCATCCGGCAATTCAAGAGCCTGGTCCAAGATCTGAAAAAGACGGCAATTGCGTTCTACGCTTCAGAGTTAATGCTGAAAATGACCGCTGACGAACATCCAAATCCGCCAGCCTATGATCTGCTCTCTGATTTTTTGGGCAAACTGGAAGAGCAATCAGCGGTAAATGATTATTTTTTGATCGACGGCTTTGCTTTGGGTTTGGCTTCCGTATTAGGATTTGGTTCTCCCAAGAAATCCAATTCTCACATTGACGTTAACAGGTTTATCGAATATATCATCGAGCGCAACGTTAAATCCGAACCATTCTTAATTTCAGTTTAAGTTTATGCCCGACGATCAGATTTTTGACGAGAAAACCCGCGAAGAGATACCAGTGGATTTCAACCGGCCGGAAAGCGGCTGGAAGAGATTTTTTAAAAATAAAAAAATAATCATCCCGTCGGCCGTGGCAATCGTTCTGCTCGGCGGAATTTTCTGGTATTTTTTGTCCCGGGGGACCACTCCAGTCAGCCCTACATCCACGAACGTTTTGCTGACCGTGAAAGGTCCGGACCAGCTGACCTCAGGCAACGAAGCGGAATACGATATTAAATATCTCAATGGCGAAAATGCCGACTTGGTCGGAATTTCGATGGAAGTTTTTTATCCGTCCGGTTTTACATTCAAATCATCTACTCCGGTCGCCACGAATTCCACAGGCCAGGCTTTTAACCTGCCGATCTTAAAGCAGGGGGCGAGTTTCGAAATCGTGATCAGAGGAAAACTTTCCGGTTCCACGGGCGAGGATAAGGAAATTAAGGCCCGGTTGCATTACCGCTTGTCCAACTTCAACTCCGAATTTATAGTGGAGCAGAGCAAACATACCGGTATTTTGCCGCCCAATCTGACCATGGATATCAACGGTCCGGTGGATGTCGTGAACGGCCAGAACACGACATATACCATAAATTTTACCAATGTTTCTTCGCAGGATTTCGATAACCTGGCAGTACAGCTGACCTATCCCGAGGGCTTTATTTTTACTTCCAGCGTCCCGGCGCCTGCCAAGAACAACAGCTATTGGATCATCCCGAAACTTGCGAGCGGCAGTTCGTCGAATATCAATATCACAGGGAGTTTTACGGGGGATTCGTCGCAGGATTTGCTGGTCCGGGCCGATCTTGGGCAAATTATCAATAACACTTTTGCACCGCAGCTGGTTTCCACCGCTACTTTCAAGATCATTCCTTCTTCCTTAGCGTTGACAATCTCATCGACATCCAAGGACTACATCAAACTGGGAGACAGTATCCAGTACGCGCTGAAATATTCCAATCAGGGGAGTATCGGCTTGAGCAATATTATTATCACCCTCAATCTGGACAGCCCAGCGGTGGATTTTACAAGGCTCACGGCGCAAAATGCGATCATCACCGGCAATACCCTGACCTGGAAAGCTGCGACCACGCCCGCCCTTGCGGCTTTATCTCCCAACGACAGCGGCGAGATCGATTTCTCGGTTCCGGTTAAGGACAATCTGCCGACCAATCTGAAAAACCAGTCAGTCACAGCGTCTGCAACAATTTCATCGGATGAAATAACCCAGCCGACTCAGGCCACGGCTTTGGTGCTCAAATTGATCTCCGGCCTTGATCTTACAGTTGACGGCAACTATGTTTCCGGCGTAGTTCCCATGCAGGTCGGCCAAACCACCATTTTTGCCATGACCTTCACGCTTTCTAATTTAAGCAATGATGTGTCGGGAACCACAGTCACGGCATCTTTGCCCTTGCCGCCAACCGCATGGAATAGTGTAATAGTCCCGGATTCGGAAAAACAGCGCTTAAGCTATGATCCCAATTCGGGAAAGATCAGTTGGAAGATCGGAACCCTGCCGGCATTCACCGGCAAGTTCACTCCGGCTTTGGTGGTAACATTCCAGCTGCAGGTCACGCCCACGGAATCAGACCGCGGCAAACCGTTAAACCTGCTTTCGAATGTGCAGGCGGTGGGTACCGACACTTTTGTCAATCAGCCGATTCAAACCCAGAATATAAGTTCTGTATCCTCATCAAGCATTAATGATGATGTCTTGAATGTAAAGGGATCAATAGTACAGTAAACGTGTAACTTGTAACTCAAAAAAAAACCGGAAATCAATTCCGGTTTTTATTACATGTTTTGCGTTACATTTTTAGGGCCTTACGTATGCCAGCGGATTAACTCGCGTGCCGTTCTTTATGATCTCAAAGTGCAAGTGGATACCTGTGACTCCGCGAACACGTCCGGTGTGGCCTTGTTTGGCGATCAGCTGGCCCTGCTTCACAGTATCACCGGCTTGCACGTAAAGCTCTGAAGCATGCCCATAGCGCGTTTTAAAACCATTGCCGTGGTTGATGACGATCGTGTT
Coding sequences within it:
- a CDS encoding class I tRNA ligase family protein; its protein translation is MSSIFWQKKLNKDGTIIEEFKGSKLVGLEYEPLFDVPDVRSDKSFKIYAADFVNTEDGTGVVHTAVVYGEDDYDLGLKVGLPVVPLLDEKGKFNDKAPKLLQGVYFKDSEKIIKKDLEGRGLLFAKNQHKHSYPHCWRCGTTLYYNAIPAWFMNIQKIKKGLLETNDKEINWFPEHLKHGRYEKSVEAAPDWNISRNRYWGNPIPVWKCEDGHNTVVGSIKDLGLERNTFYFSRHGQADLNLTMVASNYPEIVISSLTDEGKKQAEALANDLRKSGGVDLIFSSDLKRTKETAEIVGKLLGVKVVEDERLREYNVGTYNGKPDADYDRDFPVEVRWDKAAPQGETWKQLQERMVDFTEEINKKYQDKKILVVSHGDALWMLQKYFGSEREYPKFGQVFEVSVSVTDLHRPYIDDIVLKCKQCGKDSHRTPEIFDSWVEAGSMPFAEYHYPIDQKETFESRFPAQFISEYIAQTRAWFYVMHVISYNLFGKAPFENVATTGTILAEDGDKMSKSKNNYPDPWIVIDKYGVDALRFYLMNSSVMNADNLNFSEKELGVVYRKNILILWNIYNYFVTYANEADWEPKGPGYKPDLTNVLDLWIVAKTQDLVNEVTEQLDNYNTVRATRAIENYINELSTWYVRRSRGRKDSHFFGSLRHALMVLAKVSAPVTPYLSELIYSNLNKNPDVISVHLAKWPEKKELTAEQKEILSQMQFVRETVEQGHALRKRSNIKLRQPLASVTYTLKDQLSKEYEDILADELNVKAVNFGSKLEFDLNISPELKKEGLARELERAVQDMRKKSGLQVGEQADLSYDTDDDELKAAFELFDTKKTYIGKISREKGGEIVEIDGKKAAIALKK
- the recO gene encoding DNA repair protein RecO; translation: MKYKKLTGIILKKQNYREADQIVSVWSREAGKIRVLARSLRKPASKLNYAMQDLSEVEIFVAGNHLPTLIGAKPIRQFKSLVQDLKKTAIAFYASELMLKMTADEHPNPPAYDLLSDFLGKLEEQSAVNDYFLIDGFALGLASVLGFGSPKKSNSHIDVNRFIEYIIERNVKSEPFLISV